A region of the Zymomonas mobilis subsp. mobilis ATCC 10988 genome:
CATTGATGAAGCGATTACATTTCATCAGGAAAAACAGAGCCAGTCTTAAACTCAAAGGATTATTTTATGCAGCCAGATCGAGAGATCGTCCTTGATCTGTCACGTCTATTATCCCGCCTATTCCATGCTACACCTACCGGTGTTGACCGAGTGGAAATGGCCTATGCCCGCGCGTTATTACGTCGAATTCCAGATCAGCTTTCTTTTGCAGCTATCAATATTTTTGGGCGATATGGACGGATTCCCAATGACAAAGCTTTGATTTTCCTCGATCACGTCGATAATTTATGGAATGGAAAAATCTCTATTCCCCCAAAAAGCATCGAGAAGTGGCAGTATATCAGTAAAATTTACGGTTTAATGTGGCCTCAATCTGTGCCCGAGAATAGTCGGTCGCTTCGTATTTTTCTACAATCCTCACCTCATCATTTGACCAATCAAAAACTGATGGCCTCTATTCTAAAAAAAGAAAAGGCTAAATTTATCTGCTTGTTGCATGACCTTATTCCCATTAGTTATCCTGAATATGCCCGTCCTAATGGAGCTGATTTACATATAAAAAGAATGAATACAGTAGCTCAATTAGCAGATGGGGTTATTGCTAATTCTTACGATACTGAAAAAAAATTCCAAGATTTTCTTCAAAAATCAGAAAAAAACATACCTATAGTTACAGCCCATTTAGGTGTAGATATTAGGCATAATTCTAAATTATCTAAAAATATTCACCCTTCTTTATTTGAAACGCTCAATATCAATGAAGAGCAACCAGTTTTTATTTATATCAGCACGATAGAGCCTCGAAAAAATCATTTATTGCTTCTCAATATTTGGAGAAATCTTGTCACCCTTTATGGTGATAAAACACCCTATCTTGTTTTAGTGGGGCGACGTGGTTGGGAAAATGAAAATATCCTTGATATGCTTGATCGGTGTCCCGCTATGCAAAAACGGGTTTTCGAGTTTAGCCATCTCGGAGATGATCAAATGCAGCTTTGGTTAAAGCAGTCACGCGC
Encoded here:
- a CDS encoding glycosyltransferase family 4 protein, which produces MQPDREIVLDLSRLLSRLFHATPTGVDRVEMAYARALLRRIPDQLSFAAINIFGRYGRIPNDKALIFLDHVDNLWNGKISIPPKSIEKWQYISKIYGLMWPQSVPENSRSLRIFLQSSPHHLTNQKLMASILKKEKAKFICLLHDLIPISYPEYARPNGADLHIKRMNTVAQLADGVIANSYDTEKKFQDFLQKSEKNIPIVTAHLGVDIRHNSKLSKNIHPSLFETLNINEEQPVFIYISTIEPRKNHLLLLNIWRNLVTLYGDKTPYLVLVGRRGWENENILDMLDRCPAMQKRVFEFSHLGDDQMQLWLKQSRALLMPSFAEGYGLPIAEAISLGVPVICSDIAAHREVGGIVPEYIDPIDGLGWQNAVIEYSRSNSERVEIQKKAMLKWQLPSWDAHITAVLQLADKL